In a single window of the Microbacterium sp. SL75 genome:
- a CDS encoding 3-oxoacyl-ACP synthase III, with product MPGNATTHFDDVALVSVASVLPSRVTTSDDIEERLAPALQRLKLKPGLLRRVAGVNERRNWAEGESSDEATIAAGKQALAEAGVDPSEIGLIINTSVTRKHLEPSVAVRLHHGLGLPSSAINFDVANACLGFINGMSLAAGMIQSGQVKYALIVNGEDADEIQVNTINRLVREDLDRDAFMQEFASLTLGSGAAAAVLGRASDHPEGHRIVGGVTRAATQFYDLCVGSVDGMFTDAKALLKGGLDLVVSAWKEAKGEFAWTGMDRYITHQVSSVHTSAIVRAAKLDRERVPVTYPTLGNVGPASIPITLAAEQKTLRRGDRVLLMGVGSGLNTGMLELAW from the coding sequence TTGCCAGGTAACGCCACCACGCACTTCGACGATGTGGCCCTCGTTTCGGTGGCGAGCGTCTTGCCCAGCCGCGTCACGACGTCCGACGACATCGAGGAGCGCCTCGCCCCGGCCCTGCAGCGCCTGAAGCTCAAGCCGGGCCTGCTCCGCCGCGTCGCGGGCGTCAACGAGCGCCGCAACTGGGCCGAGGGCGAGTCCTCCGACGAAGCCACGATCGCCGCGGGCAAGCAGGCGCTCGCCGAGGCAGGCGTCGACCCGAGCGAGATCGGGCTCATCATCAACACGTCGGTGACGCGAAAGCATCTCGAACCCTCGGTCGCCGTGCGGCTGCACCACGGTCTGGGACTGCCGAGCTCCGCGATCAACTTCGACGTCGCCAACGCCTGCCTCGGCTTCATCAACGGCATGAGCCTGGCCGCCGGCATGATCCAGTCGGGCCAGGTCAAGTACGCCCTGATCGTCAACGGCGAGGATGCCGACGAGATCCAGGTCAACACCATCAACCGCCTCGTGCGCGAGGACCTCGACCGCGACGCCTTCATGCAGGAGTTCGCCTCCCTCACCCTGGGCTCGGGAGCCGCCGCCGCCGTCCTCGGCCGGGCGAGCGATCACCCCGAGGGTCACCGCATCGTGGGCGGCGTCACGCGCGCCGCGACGCAGTTCTACGACCTCTGCGTCGGCAGCGTCGACGGCATGTTCACCGACGCCAAGGCCCTGCTGAAGGGCGGGCTCGACCTCGTCGTCTCCGCCTGGAAAGAGGCGAAGGGCGAGTTCGCGTGGACCGGCATGGACCGCTACATCACGCACCAGGTGTCCTCCGTGCACACCTCGGCGATCGTGCGCGCCGCCAAGCTCGATCGCGAGCGCGTCCCGGTGACCTACCCCACCCTCGGCAATGTCGGCCCGGCCTCGATCCCGATCACGCTCGCCGCCGAGCAGAAGACGCTGCGCCGAGGTGATCGCGTCCTGCTGATGGGAGTGGGCTCCGGCCTGAACACCGGAATGCTGGAGCTGGCCTGGTGA
- a CDS encoding alpha/beta fold hydrolase: protein MSFARVTGPQATLPPAGLPGLDPALSRLVSVDGVLADAGATRLWHVLDTGDALVEHGLEPIGTIVAVHGNPTWSYLWRALVNASLARADAGGAVWRVVAVDQLEMGFSERSSLRRTLAQRIADLDALVEGLGIRGPIVTIGHDWGGPVSLGWAVEHRDRLAAVIALNTAVHHPDGASLPFALRVATARGMLAAGTTGTTAFLDTTLALAELDPAVKAAFRAPYATVARRRGIGGFVADIPATPEHESTPALHRMSSGLRELAVPALLLRGPKDPVFGEDHLDDLTDRLPHADVHRFEGAGHLIAEERPYADVVLDWLDEKVVDAVTPATRSRRSAAAKRAAAAPAPAPSDSPQAPSGHLWDALDARRDDDGTAVIDMTSARDGEPLRVSWRHLSARVDELAAGLDAFGVRAGDRVSLLVQPGPTLTAALYACLRIGAVVVVADRGLGIRGLSRAVRGAVPDVVIGEVAGLAAARALAWPGRRISAASLPAVTSRALGVEASLSDLARAGRGRAVPPPPAPEAEAAVLFTSGSTGPAKGVVYTHAQLTALRDTLAAHFGVTAETGLVTGFAPFALLGPALGTRSATPDMDVSAPRTLTAAAVAAAVRASDARIVFLSPAAVSNVVATASALTADDRAALEGVETFLSTGAPVGVDLLRRAQALMPNATAHTPYGMTECLLVADVTLPEIEQARGDRGVCVGRPLGSGQVRISAIDADGRASGAPSTQPRVTGEVVISAPHLKRGYFRLYLTDREAQRGLPERWHRTGDVGHLDAEGRLWIEGRLPHVITTADGPVTPVGIEQDVETVPAVERAAAVGVGPVGGQVVVAVVEAGARRPGLASPDLTDQVRAATGQRLAAVLVVPTLPTDIRHNSKIDRARVARWAERVLAGEKPTAP, encoded by the coding sequence GTGAGCTTCGCGCGCGTCACGGGACCGCAGGCCACTCTTCCCCCCGCGGGCCTGCCCGGGCTCGACCCGGCCCTGTCGCGCCTCGTGAGCGTTGACGGCGTCCTCGCCGACGCGGGCGCCACGCGCCTGTGGCACGTGCTCGACACCGGCGACGCCCTCGTCGAGCACGGCCTCGAGCCGATCGGGACGATTGTCGCCGTGCACGGCAATCCCACGTGGTCGTACCTCTGGCGCGCCCTCGTGAACGCCTCTCTCGCGCGGGCCGACGCCGGAGGGGCCGTCTGGCGCGTGGTGGCCGTCGACCAGCTCGAGATGGGCTTCTCCGAACGCTCCTCGCTGCGGCGCACCCTGGCCCAGCGCATCGCCGACCTCGACGCTCTCGTCGAGGGACTCGGCATCCGAGGTCCTATCGTGACCATCGGCCATGACTGGGGCGGGCCCGTCTCGCTCGGCTGGGCCGTCGAGCACCGCGACCGCCTCGCGGCCGTCATCGCCCTCAACACCGCCGTGCACCACCCCGACGGCGCCTCTCTTCCCTTCGCCCTCCGCGTCGCCACGGCTCGCGGCATGCTCGCGGCCGGCACCACGGGCACCACGGCGTTCCTCGACACCACCCTCGCGCTGGCCGAGCTCGACCCGGCCGTGAAGGCCGCGTTCCGCGCGCCGTACGCGACCGTCGCGCGCCGCCGAGGGATCGGCGGCTTCGTCGCCGACATCCCCGCGACCCCCGAGCACGAGAGCACTCCGGCCCTGCACCGCATGTCGTCGGGGCTGCGTGAGCTCGCCGTGCCCGCCCTGCTGCTGCGGGGCCCCAAGGACCCGGTCTTCGGCGAGGACCACCTCGACGACCTCACCGATCGTCTCCCGCACGCCGACGTGCACCGCTTCGAGGGCGCCGGGCACCTCATCGCCGAGGAGCGCCCCTACGCCGACGTCGTTCTCGACTGGCTCGACGAGAAGGTCGTGGATGCCGTCACGCCCGCGACCCGTTCGCGTCGCTCGGCCGCCGCGAAGCGCGCAGCCGCCGCGCCCGCGCCCGCCCCTTCCGACTCGCCCCAGGCCCCGTCGGGTCACCTGTGGGACGCCCTCGATGCCCGCCGCGACGACGACGGCACCGCCGTCATCGACATGACCTCCGCCCGCGACGGGGAGCCGCTCCGCGTGAGCTGGCGCCACCTGTCCGCCCGTGTCGACGAGCTCGCCGCGGGGCTCGACGCCTTCGGGGTGCGCGCGGGCGACCGCGTCTCGCTCCTCGTGCAGCCGGGTCCGACCCTGACGGCCGCCCTGTACGCGTGCCTGCGCATCGGCGCCGTCGTCGTCGTGGCCGACCGAGGTCTCGGCATCCGGGGTCTCTCCCGCGCCGTACGCGGGGCGGTCCCCGACGTCGTGATCGGTGAGGTCGCGGGGCTCGCGGCCGCACGCGCGCTCGCCTGGCCCGGTCGCCGCATCTCGGCCGCGTCTCTTCCGGCGGTCACCTCCCGCGCGCTCGGCGTCGAGGCGAGCTTGTCCGACCTCGCTCGGGCCGGGCGCGGTCGTGCCGTTCCCCCTCCCCCCGCCCCCGAGGCCGAAGCTGCGGTGCTGTTCACCTCCGGCTCGACGGGACCGGCCAAGGGCGTCGTCTACACGCACGCCCAGCTCACCGCGCTGCGCGACACCCTCGCGGCGCACTTCGGCGTGACCGCCGAGACGGGACTCGTCACCGGCTTCGCCCCCTTCGCGCTCCTCGGCCCGGCGCTGGGCACGCGCTCCGCGACGCCCGACATGGACGTCTCGGCTCCGCGCACCCTGACGGCGGCCGCCGTCGCCGCGGCCGTTCGCGCCTCGGACGCGCGGATCGTGTTCCTGTCTCCCGCGGCGGTGTCGAACGTCGTCGCGACCGCGTCGGCCCTCACCGCCGACGACCGCGCCGCTCTCGAGGGTGTCGAGACGTTCCTGTCGACCGGAGCCCCCGTGGGCGTCGATCTTCTCCGCCGCGCGCAGGCGCTCATGCCGAACGCAACGGCCCACACCCCCTACGGCATGACCGAGTGCCTGCTCGTCGCCGACGTCACTCTGCCCGAGATCGAACAGGCGCGAGGCGACCGCGGCGTGTGCGTCGGTCGCCCGCTCGGCAGTGGTCAAGTGCGCATCTCGGCGATCGACGCCGACGGCCGCGCCTCCGGCGCACCGTCGACGCAGCCGCGGGTCACCGGCGAGGTCGTCATCTCGGCGCCCCACCTCAAGCGCGGATACTTCCGCCTGTACCTCACCGACCGCGAAGCGCAGCGCGGACTCCCCGAGCGCTGGCACCGCACCGGAGACGTCGGACACCTCGACGCCGAGGGCAGGCTCTGGATCGAGGGGCGACTGCCCCACGTCATCACCACCGCCGACGGCCCCGTCACTCCCGTGGGAATCGAGCAGGACGTCGAGACGGTGCCCGCCGTCGAACGCGCCGCTGCCGTCGGCGTGGGCCCGGTGGGCGGCCAGGTCGTCGTCGCGGTGGTCGAGGCGGGCGCCCGTCGCCCGGGGCTGGCATCCCCCGATCTGACCGATCAGGTGCGTGCGGCCACCGGCCAGCGCCTCGCCGCCGTGCTCGTGGTCCCCACGCTTCCGACCGACATCCGCCACAACTCCAAGATCGACCGCGCGCGCGTGGCCCGCTGGGCGGAGCGCGTGCTGGCCGGAGAGAAGCCGACGGCGCCGTGA
- a CDS encoding Fur family transcriptional regulator produces the protein MLDNRPEAPADALIRGAGLRVTATRVAVLEALRARPHATADAVYDGIVGTLPGTSKQSVYNALGDFADAGLARRIEPAGHAGTFELRVGDNHHHVVCTGCGRIDDVDCVVGAAPCLHMPEGSGFLIETAEVTFWGVCSDCRAKSEAEKPRGSR, from the coding sequence ATGCTCGACAATCGACCGGAAGCCCCCGCGGATGCCCTCATCCGCGGAGCGGGTCTGCGGGTGACGGCGACGCGGGTCGCCGTCCTCGAAGCCCTTCGCGCCCGGCCGCACGCCACCGCCGACGCCGTCTACGACGGCATCGTCGGCACGCTCCCCGGAACGAGCAAGCAATCGGTGTACAACGCGCTCGGCGATTTCGCCGACGCGGGTCTCGCGCGTCGCATCGAACCCGCCGGCCACGCCGGCACGTTCGAGTTGCGCGTGGGCGACAACCACCACCACGTGGTGTGCACCGGGTGCGGCCGGATCGACGACGTGGACTGCGTCGTCGGCGCGGCGCCGTGCTTGCACATGCCGGAGGGCAGCGGCTTTCTCATAGAGACCGCTGAAGTGACGTTCTGGGGCGTGTGCTCCGATTGCCGAGCGAAGTCCGAAGCCGAAAAACCGAGAGGATCCCGATGA
- a CDS encoding DUF4350 domain-containing protein has product MSAETASAAPVRSRRRSALGWVALAGGLLLAALVGGTLVYGGYTQRAILDPESAGSDGTRAVVRVLEQHGVSVTIARDRAAAERALVRGDATLVLRDAPMLSDDALRDLTGRARHVVLVEPRSRALDVLLDGSSLGGFSPDLSASPECGVPAAANAGAAHVGELLRPADGIEGCYPVDGEFGLLQSKGVDGRTVTALDGLSVLTNSSLPVDGNAALALGVLGQTDTLVWYVPSLSDADQGTAAPTLGDLTPAWVTPAMLLLLTAALTAAIWRGRRFGPLVAERLPVTVRAAETTEGRARLYASSKDAAHALDELRRAARSRVGRLLGLTARTSPHDIADAVAQRLDADRARVRGILVDDIPRTDRELVAAADRLRDLEESVRAAVRTEGTTR; this is encoded by the coding sequence ATGAGCGCCGAGACGGCCTCGGCGGCCCCGGTGCGCTCCCGCCGGAGGTCCGCCCTCGGGTGGGTCGCTCTCGCCGGGGGCCTGCTGCTCGCCGCGCTGGTGGGCGGCACCCTCGTCTACGGCGGGTACACGCAGCGAGCGATCCTCGATCCCGAGTCGGCCGGTTCGGACGGCACCCGCGCGGTCGTGCGGGTCCTCGAGCAGCACGGTGTCTCGGTCACGATCGCTCGAGACCGGGCCGCCGCCGAACGCGCACTCGTGCGAGGCGACGCCACCCTCGTCCTGCGCGACGCGCCGATGCTGTCGGACGACGCCCTGCGCGATCTCACCGGCCGCGCGCGCCATGTCGTCCTCGTCGAGCCGCGATCCCGAGCGCTCGACGTGCTCCTCGACGGTTCCTCGCTCGGCGGATTCTCCCCCGACCTGTCCGCGAGCCCCGAATGCGGTGTCCCCGCAGCCGCCAACGCCGGAGCGGCTCACGTGGGAGAACTCCTGCGCCCCGCGGACGGGATCGAGGGGTGCTACCCCGTCGACGGCGAGTTCGGACTCCTGCAGTCCAAAGGTGTCGATGGACGAACGGTCACCGCCCTCGACGGGCTCTCGGTTCTCACCAATTCGTCCCTCCCCGTCGACGGCAACGCCGCTCTCGCCCTCGGCGTGCTCGGCCAGACCGACACCCTCGTCTGGTACGTTCCCTCGCTCTCCGACGCCGATCAGGGAACGGCCGCCCCCACCCTCGGCGATCTCACCCCCGCGTGGGTGACGCCGGCCATGCTGCTTCTTCTGACCGCGGCTCTCACCGCCGCGATCTGGCGCGGTCGCCGGTTCGGGCCGCTCGTCGCCGAGCGCCTGCCGGTCACGGTCCGCGCCGCCGAGACCACCGAGGGCCGTGCGCGCCTGTACGCCTCGTCGAAAGACGCCGCACACGCCCTCGACGAGCTCCGTCGCGCCGCCCGCTCGCGTGTGGGGCGTCTGCTGGGGCTCACCGCCCGCACCTCACCGCACGACATCGCCGACGCCGTCGCACAGCGACTGGACGCGGACCGTGCGCGCGTGCGCGGCATCCTCGTCGACGACATCCCCCGCACCGACCGCGAACTCGTCGCGGCGGCCGACCGCCTCCGCGATCTCGAAGAGAGCGTGCGCGCCGCCGTCCGAACCGAAGGGACCACACGATGA
- a CDS encoding AAA family ATPase, with protein MTDSPETPAAAASVAPSDDHAQLRDAMHRVRLEVGKAVVGQDGTITGLLIALLSRGHVLLEGVPGVAKTLLVRSFSRALGLDTRRVQFTPDLMPGDVTGSLVYDTRAGNFEFRAGPVFTHVLLADEINRTPPKTQAALLEAMEERQVSSDGESRALPDPFLVAATQNPIEHEGTYTLPEAQLDRFLLKLVVDLPGRDAEVDVLRRHASGFDPRRLDDAGVAAVVTAPQILAAQRAAASVSVDDDLLGYVVDLARATRQSPSVLVGVSPRASTGLLAAAKAWAWLSGYPAITPDHVQTMLVSVWRHRIRLRPEAEIEGVSVDSILTSVLQQTRVPI; from the coding sequence ATGACCGACAGCCCCGAGACCCCCGCAGCCGCGGCCTCCGTCGCGCCGAGCGACGACCACGCGCAGCTGCGCGACGCGATGCACCGCGTGCGCCTCGAGGTCGGCAAAGCCGTCGTCGGCCAGGACGGCACGATCACCGGCCTGCTCATCGCGCTGCTCTCCCGCGGCCATGTGCTGCTCGAGGGCGTCCCCGGCGTCGCCAAGACGCTGCTGGTGAGGTCGTTCAGTCGCGCGCTCGGACTCGACACCCGGCGCGTGCAGTTCACCCCCGATCTCATGCCCGGAGACGTCACCGGCTCCCTCGTCTACGACACCCGCGCCGGCAACTTCGAGTTCCGCGCCGGTCCCGTGTTCACCCACGTGCTCCTGGCCGACGAGATCAACCGCACGCCCCCGAAGACCCAGGCGGCGCTGCTCGAGGCCATGGAGGAGCGCCAGGTGTCGTCCGACGGCGAGAGCCGCGCGCTGCCCGATCCCTTCCTCGTCGCCGCGACGCAGAACCCCATCGAGCACGAGGGCACGTACACGCTGCCCGAGGCGCAGCTCGACCGCTTCCTCCTGAAGCTCGTCGTCGACCTGCCCGGTCGCGACGCCGAGGTCGACGTGCTGCGTCGTCACGCCTCGGGCTTCGATCCCCGTCGCCTCGACGACGCCGGTGTCGCGGCGGTCGTCACGGCACCGCAGATCCTCGCGGCGCAGCGCGCAGCGGCATCGGTCTCGGTCGACGACGACCTGCTCGGCTACGTCGTCGACCTCGCGCGCGCGACCCGGCAGAGTCCCTCGGTGCTGGTCGGGGTCAGCCCGCGCGCCTCCACGGGTCTGCTGGCCGCGGCCAAAGCGTGGGCCTGGCTGAGCGGCTACCCCGCCATCACCCCCGACCACGTGCAGACCATGCTGGTCTCGGTGTGGCGCCACCGCATTCGCCTCCGTCCCGAAGCCGAGATCGAGGGCGTCTCGGTGGATTCCATCCTCACCTCCGTCCTGCAGCAGACCCGCGTTCCCATCTGA
- a CDS encoding DUF58 domain-containing protein — MFVTGRLALLVALGVVPLVLLSTAGLSAWAVAGGWVLLCLMLAIVDTVLAADPRRVEITRTHPERALRDEPVSGELRVRNLGTRLLRARVRDAWQPTAGAPAERLRLVVPPGERRAAPLPLRPRRRGELRSAFVVVRAAGPLGLAGRQGVVDAPGRIRVLPPFTSRRHLPSRLARLRELDGNTSLQVRGQGTEFDSLREYVRGDDVRSIDWRATARAGTTMLRTWRPERDRHVVVVIDTGRTAAARVGDGVRLDAAMEAALLLSVLATRAGDHVHLLMFDRLPRARVTRVDGTSLLPALVDAMAPVDPQLIDTDWDAAFAHVRGFAVRPALVVLLTAADDPEAARAFLASLPAVASRSRLLVATATDGPGDTPVHRDASDVYAAAAVERARHDAERVAAAIVRAGGDAVSASADDLPPLVADRYLALKAAGRL, encoded by the coding sequence ATGTTCGTCACCGGCCGTCTCGCCCTGCTCGTCGCGCTCGGCGTCGTCCCCCTCGTGCTCCTGAGCACGGCGGGGCTCTCGGCGTGGGCGGTCGCCGGCGGGTGGGTGCTGCTGTGCCTCATGCTGGCGATCGTCGACACGGTGCTCGCCGCCGACCCTCGACGGGTGGAGATCACCCGCACGCACCCCGAGCGGGCGCTGCGCGACGAACCCGTGTCCGGCGAGCTGCGCGTGCGCAACCTCGGCACCCGTCTGCTCCGTGCCCGCGTCCGCGACGCGTGGCAGCCCACGGCCGGAGCGCCCGCGGAACGTCTGCGCCTCGTGGTCCCGCCCGGCGAGCGGCGCGCCGCGCCTCTCCCCCTGCGCCCCCGCCGCCGCGGCGAACTGCGCAGCGCCTTCGTCGTCGTTCGCGCGGCGGGCCCGCTGGGACTGGCCGGGCGCCAGGGCGTCGTGGACGCTCCCGGTCGGATCCGCGTGCTCCCCCCGTTCACCTCGCGACGGCACCTCCCCTCGCGCCTGGCCCGGCTCCGCGAGCTCGACGGCAACACGAGCCTGCAGGTGCGCGGCCAGGGCACCGAGTTCGACAGCCTCCGCGAATACGTGCGCGGAGACGACGTGCGCTCGATCGACTGGCGCGCCACCGCCCGCGCGGGGACGACGATGCTGCGCACCTGGCGCCCGGAGCGCGACCGCCACGTCGTCGTCGTGATCGACACCGGGCGCACGGCCGCCGCTCGCGTGGGCGACGGCGTACGCCTCGACGCGGCGATGGAGGCGGCGTTGCTGCTGTCGGTGCTGGCGACGCGCGCGGGCGACCACGTGCACCTGCTGATGTTCGACCGTCTGCCCCGAGCTCGCGTCACCCGCGTCGACGGCACCTCGCTCCTGCCCGCCCTGGTGGATGCCATGGCGCCCGTCGATCCGCAGTTGATCGACACCGACTGGGATGCCGCTTTCGCGCACGTGCGCGGCTTCGCGGTCCGTCCGGCCCTCGTCGTGCTGCTCACGGCGGCCGACGACCCCGAGGCCGCCCGCGCGTTCCTCGCCTCGCTTCCCGCGGTCGCCTCCCGCTCGCGCCTTCTGGTGGCCACCGCCACCGACGGACCCGGCGACACCCCCGTCCACCGGGACGCGTCCGACGTCTACGCCGCCGCCGCCGTCGAGCGCGCCCGGCACGATGCCGAGCGGGTTGCCGCGGCGATCGTCCGCGCGGGAGGCGATGCGGTGTCGGCGTCGGCCGACGATCTGCCCCCGCTCGTGGCCGACCGCTACCTCGCCCTCAAAGCGGCCGGTCGGCTCTAG
- a CDS encoding NAD-dependent epimerase/dehydratase family protein — MRVLATGSSGFLGRAVVRSLQEAGHEVRTLQRRPSGVDGADDRLGSVTDPDAVASALEGVDGVVHLAAKVSLAGDPAQFHAVNVEGTRILLDAAEAAGVTRVVHVSSPSVAHAGHALAGVGAEPADPDAARGEYARTKAEAEVLALSRTGGDTALVVIRPHIVWGPGDTQLIERVVARARRGTLPLLDGGTALIDSTFVDNAASGIVAALHRVDEVSGRAYVLTNGEPRPVGDLLAGICRASGVTPPRFSVPAGVAKAAGSLIERVWAVRPGQDEPPMTRFLAEQLSTAHWFDQTAIRRDLRWAPSVSIDEGLRRLSRA; from the coding sequence GTGAGGGTCCTCGCCACCGGGTCGTCCGGCTTCCTCGGCCGGGCCGTCGTGCGTTCTCTGCAGGAGGCGGGGCACGAGGTGCGCACCCTGCAGCGTCGCCCGTCGGGCGTCGACGGCGCCGATGACCGGCTCGGGTCGGTCACGGATCCGGATGCCGTGGCTTCCGCCCTCGAGGGGGTCGACGGGGTCGTGCATCTCGCGGCGAAGGTCTCTCTCGCCGGCGACCCGGCGCAGTTCCATGCCGTCAACGTCGAGGGCACCCGCATCCTGCTCGATGCCGCCGAGGCGGCCGGCGTGACGCGCGTCGTGCACGTCTCGTCGCCGTCGGTCGCGCACGCCGGCCACGCCCTCGCGGGTGTGGGAGCCGAGCCCGCCGATCCGGATGCCGCGCGCGGCGAATACGCCCGCACGAAGGCCGAGGCCGAAGTGCTGGCGCTCTCCCGCACCGGCGGCGACACCGCTCTGGTCGTGATCCGCCCCCACATCGTGTGGGGCCCGGGCGACACCCAGCTCATCGAGCGCGTCGTCGCCCGCGCGCGTCGGGGCACCCTGCCCCTGCTGGACGGCGGGACGGCTCTCATCGACTCCACGTTCGTCGACAACGCGGCATCCGGGATCGTGGCCGCCCTGCACCGCGTCGACGAGGTCAGCGGGCGCGCGTACGTGTTGACGAACGGCGAACCGCGGCCGGTCGGCGACCTGCTCGCCGGGATCTGCCGGGCGTCGGGCGTCACCCCGCCGCGCTTCAGCGTGCCCGCGGGGGTGGCGAAGGCCGCGGGATCGCTGATCGAGCGGGTGTGGGCCGTGCGCCCGGGCCAGGACGAGCCGCCGATGACGCGTTTCCTCGCCGAGCAGCTCTCCACCGCGCATTGGTTCGATCAGACCGCGATCCGCCGCGACCTGCGCTGGGCGCCGTCGGTGTCCATCGACGAGGGTCTGCGCCGCCTGTCTCGCGCCTGA
- the katG gene encoding catalase/peroxidase HPI, whose amino-acid sequence MSDALNGCPVFHDGAAPDDNRLPVGEAPADSEPAGALPHPTQGSANRVWWSETLNVKILAKNNALRDPLDEGFDYRAAFEALDLNAVKQDLKAVMTTSQDWWPADFGHYGPLMIRMAWHSAGTYRVTDGRGGSGAGMQRFAPLNSWPDNVNLDKARRLLWPVKKKYGQSISWADLMILAGNVALEDMGFPTFGFAGGRTDVWEPDDDVYWGPETTWLGDERYTGNRELEKPLAAVQMGLIYVNPEGPNGNPDPQLSANDIRETFGRMAMNDEETVALIAGGHTFGKTHGAASDSHVGVNPEAADINDQGLGWKNSHGTGKGDDTITSGLEVTWTYHPTRWDNEFFHILFAYEWELFQSPAGAHQWRPVNGGGEGLVPEAHSDGRREPRMLTSDLALRVDPAYEKISRRFAEDPAAFQDAFARAWFKLTHRDMGPRERYLGSEVPSEVLVWQDPVPAVDHPLIDAADAAALKKQILDSGLSVQQLVTTTWAAASTFRGSDKRGGVNGARIRLEPQKSWTVNNPEQLASVLDVLEKIKGAFDAQGDKKVSIADLLVLAGNAGVEQAALAGGVEVEVPFTPGRTDATQEQTEIESFRWLEPIADGFRNYASREARLPAEFLLLDKANLLTLTAPEMTVLVGGLRAIGANWDGSDWGVFTDTPGALTNDVFANLLDLGTTWKPLDSGKHAFEGTKDGSGEKVGIGTRVDLVFSSNSELRALAEVYASDDAKEKFVRDFVAAWRKVTELDRFDLV is encoded by the coding sequence ATGAGCGACGCTCTGAACGGGTGCCCCGTCTTCCACGATGGAGCCGCCCCCGACGACAACCGACTGCCCGTGGGCGAAGCCCCCGCCGACAGCGAGCCCGCCGGCGCCCTGCCCCACCCCACCCAGGGATCCGCCAACCGCGTGTGGTGGTCCGAGACCCTGAACGTCAAGATCCTCGCGAAGAACAACGCCCTGCGCGACCCGCTGGACGAGGGGTTCGACTACCGCGCCGCCTTCGAGGCGCTCGACCTGAACGCCGTCAAGCAGGATCTCAAAGCGGTCATGACGACCTCGCAGGACTGGTGGCCCGCCGACTTCGGCCACTACGGCCCTCTCATGATCCGCATGGCCTGGCACAGCGCCGGCACCTATCGCGTGACCGACGGTCGCGGCGGCTCGGGCGCGGGCATGCAGCGCTTCGCCCCGCTGAACAGCTGGCCCGACAACGTCAACCTCGACAAGGCGCGGCGTCTGCTCTGGCCTGTCAAGAAGAAGTACGGCCAGTCCATCTCGTGGGCCGACCTGATGATCCTCGCCGGCAACGTCGCGCTCGAGGACATGGGCTTCCCGACCTTCGGCTTCGCCGGTGGCCGCACCGACGTGTGGGAGCCCGACGACGACGTGTACTGGGGCCCCGAGACCACGTGGCTCGGCGACGAGCGCTACACGGGCAACCGCGAGCTCGAGAAGCCCCTGGCCGCGGTCCAGATGGGTCTGATCTACGTCAACCCCGAGGGACCCAACGGCAACCCCGACCCGCAGCTGTCGGCCAACGACATCCGCGAGACGTTCGGGCGCATGGCCATGAACGACGAGGAGACCGTCGCGCTCATCGCCGGTGGTCACACCTTCGGCAAGACGCACGGTGCCGCCAGCGACTCGCACGTGGGCGTGAACCCCGAGGCCGCCGACATCAACGACCAGGGCCTGGGCTGGAAGAACAGCCACGGCACGGGCAAGGGTGACGACACCATCACCAGCGGCCTCGAGGTCACGTGGACGTACCACCCCACCCGCTGGGACAACGAGTTCTTCCACATCCTGTTCGCCTACGAGTGGGAGCTCTTCCAGAGCCCCGCGGGCGCGCACCAATGGCGTCCGGTCAACGGCGGAGGCGAAGGCCTCGTCCCCGAGGCGCACTCCGACGGTCGCCGCGAGCCCCGAATGCTCACGAGCGACCTGGCGCTTCGCGTCGACCCGGCGTACGAGAAGATCTCGCGCCGTTTCGCCGAGGACCCGGCCGCGTTCCAGGACGCCTTCGCCCGCGCGTGGTTCAAGCTGACCCACCGCGACATGGGCCCGCGTGAGCGCTACCTCGGCTCCGAGGTCCCCTCCGAGGTGCTCGTGTGGCAGGACCCCGTGCCCGCCGTCGATCACCCTCTGATCGACGCCGCCGACGCCGCAGCGCTGAAGAAGCAGATCCTCGACAGCGGCCTGTCGGTGCAGCAGCTCGTCACTACGACGTGGGCCGCCGCCTCGACCTTCCGCGGCAGCGACAAGCGCGGCGGCGTGAACGGGGCGCGCATCCGCCTCGAGCCGCAGAAGAGCTGGACGGTCAACAACCCCGAGCAGCTGGCATCCGTGCTCGACGTGCTCGAGAAGATCAAGGGCGCATTCGACGCGCAGGGCGACAAGAAGGTCTCGATCGCCGACCTGCTCGTGCTCGCGGGCAACGCCGGTGTCGAGCAGGCCGCCCTCGCCGGCGGCGTCGAGGTCGAGGTGCCCTTCACCCCGGGCCGCACCGACGCCACGCAGGAGCAGACCGAGATCGAGTCGTTCCGCTGGCTCGAGCCGATCGCCGACGGCTTCCGCAACTACGCCTCTCGCGAGGCGCGGCTTCCCGCGGAGTTCCTGCTGCTGGACAAGGCGAACCTGCTCACGCTGACGGCTCCCGAGATGACCGTGCTCGTCGGCGGCCTCCGCGCGATCGGCGCGAACTGGGACGGCAGCGACTGGGGCGTGTTCACCGACACTCCCGGTGCCCTGACGAACGACGTGTTCGCGAACCTTCTCGACCTCGGCACGACGTGGAAGCCGCTCGACAGTGGCAAGCACGCCTTCGAGGGCACGAAGGACGGATCGGGCGAGAAGGTCGGGATCGGCACGCGCGTCGACCTCGTGTTCTCGTCGAACTCCGAGCTGCGCGCGCTCGCCGAGGTCTACGCCTCGGACGACGCCAAGGAGAAGTTCGTGCGCGACTTCGTCGCCGCGTGGCGCAAGGTCACCGAGCTCGACCGGTTCGACCTGGTCTGA